The following are from one region of the Colius striatus isolate bColStr4 chromosome Z, bColStr4.1.hap1, whole genome shotgun sequence genome:
- the TOP2A gene encoding DNA topoisomerase 2-alpha isoform X1, producing the protein MELTESPSPLRPADENPRVHKGDGAKKVLSVEHIYQKKTQLEHILLRPDTYIGSVEMVTQQMWVFDEDVGLNCRDVTYVPGLYKIFDEILVNAADNKQRDKNMSCIKVGIDVENNTISVWNNGKGIPVVEHKVEKMYVPALIFGQLLTSSNYDDNEKKVTGGRNGYGAKLCNIFSKKFTVETACREYKKLFKQTWTDNMGKAGEMKLKYYDGEDYTCVTFQPDLSKFKMTILDKDIVALMCRRAYDVAGSTKDVKVFLNGQRLPVKGFRSYVDLYLKDKVDETGNALKIIHEEVNSRWEVCLTLSEKGFQQVSFVNSIATTKGGRHVDYVADQLVTKLIDVVKKKNKNGVGVKPFQVKNHMWIFVNALIENPTFDSQTKENMTLQAKSFGSTCKLSEKFIKGAVGCGIVESILNWVKFKAQNQLNKKCSAVKHTKIKGIPKLDDANDAGSKNSLGCTLILTEGDSAKTLAVSGLGVVGRDKYGVFPLRGKILNVREASHKQIMENAEINNIIKIVGLQYKKNYEDEESLKSLRYGKIMIMTDQDQDGSHIKGLLINFIHHNWPSLLRHNFLEEFITPIIKVSKNKEEVAFYSIPEFEEWKNSTQNYNTWKIKYYKGLGTSTSKEAKEYFADMAKHRIGFKYSGPADDAAITLAFSKKKVEERKEWLTNFMQDRRQRKMRGQPEEYLYGKNTNYLTYNDFINKELVLFSNSDNERSIPSLVDGLKPGQRKVLFTCFKRNDKREVKVAQLAGSVAEMSSYHHGEASLMMTIVNLAQNFVGSNNLSLLQPIGQFGTRLHGGKDSASPRYIFTMLSPLARLLFPPMDDNVLKFLYDDNQRVEPEWYIPIIPMVLINGAEGIGTGWSCKIPNFDIREVVNNIRRLMDGQEPLPMLPSYKNFKGTVDELGPNQYVISGEVSILDSTTIEITELPVKTWTQTYKEQVLEPMLNGTEKAPPLITDYKEYHTDTTVKFIVKMAEGKLAEIESAGLHKVFKLQTNLTCNSMVLFDHVGFLKKFDTPQDILKEFFELRLQYYNLRKEWLIGMLSAESAKLSNQARFILEKIDGKIVIENKPKKELIQLLIQRGYKSDPVKAWKESQSKERDEEEGEEEESDKEPTADTGPDFNYLLNMPLWYLTKEKKDELCKQRDNKEKELETLKGRSAVDLWKEDLTNFVEQLDIVEANEKQDAMAGCVGKALKVKGGKAKVKKPQLPEVLPSPHGVRVVPRVTAEMKAEAEKRTKKKVKSEKNEMDEAQGENTSRDKESVALKQRLVQRSNLAPGAKRQATLPFKPLQKVKKRNPWSDSESDLESDFETPPRRERVVRQAAAKVKDVIILDSDASPSGSDEEPELQGSSESEAESVTSLKEKPPKPRTALKRTTVKAAKAPKQKAVSSAVPVPGEDVANENVSQEPDAPSVSAPHSKTTAKKSVAAKASAAKVHQPSIVDILSKKKAAPKSKQTEAKEGSQGAETRTAAETKPGQARGRKATKRHQISSDSDSDFGLKPSKSNVAKKPKDDDGFAVNSSARTDSSVAAAPCTRPGRLKKPVRYLESSDEDEMF; encoded by the exons ATGGAGCTCACGGAGTCCCCGTCGCCTCTCCGA CCCGCGGACGAGAATCCTCGAGTGCACAAAGGCGATGGTGCGAAGAAGGTGCTCTCGGTGGAGCACATCTACCAGAAGAAGACGCAGCTGGAGCACATCTTGCTCCGGCCAGACACTTATATCGGCTCCGTGGAGATGGTCACTCAG CAAATGTGGGTTTTTGATGAGGACGTGGGCCTTAACTGCAGAGATGTAACCTATGTGCCTGGCTTATACAAAATCTTTGATGAGATTCTAG TCAATGCAGCAGACAACAAGCAGAGGGATAAGAACATGTCGTGCATTAAAGTTGGAATTGATGT agAGAACAACACAATCAGCGTGTGGAACAATGGGAAAGGTATTCCAGTTGTTGAGCACAAAGTGGAGAAGATGTATGTGCCTGCTCTTATCTTTGGGCAGCTACTAACATCCAGCAACTATGATGACAATGAAAAGAAAGTCACAG GTGGGCGAAACGGTTACGGAGCCAAACTGTGTAATATATTTAGCAAAAAATTTACTGTGGAAACTGCATGTCGTGAATACAAGAAGTTATTTAAGCAG ACTTGGACAGACAACATGGGAAAGGCTGGTGAGATGAAACTGAAATATTATGATGGCGAAGACTACACCTGTGTCACCTTCCAGCCTGATCTGTCAAAATTCAAAATGACAATCCTCGATAAAGACATTGTAGCCTTAATGTGTCGCAGAGCGTATGATGTTGCTGGATCCACAAAGGATGTCAAAGTTTTCCTGAATGGACAGAGGCTGCCT GTGAAAGGATTCCGTAGTTATGTGGACCTTTATCTGAAGGATAAAGTAGATGAAACTGGTAATGCACTTAAAATTATCCATGAGGAAGTAAATTCTCGGTGGGAAGTGTGTTTGACTTTAAGTGAAAAAGGCTTCCAGCAAGTTAGCTTTGTCAACAGCATTGCCACCACAAAG GGTGGCAGGCACGTTGATTACGTAGCTGATCAGCTGGTGACTAAATTAATTGATGTTgtgaaaaagaagaacaaaaatggAGTTGGAGTGAAGCCTTTCCAG GTGAAGAACCATATGTGGATTTTTGTGAATGCCTTGATTGAAAACCCAACTTTTGACTCTCAGACCAAAGAGAACATGACTCTGCAAGCAAAGAGCTTTGGCTCAACCTGTAAACTGAGTGAAAAATTTATTAAGGGT GCAGTTGGTTGCGGCATCGTTGAAAGTATCCTAAACTGGGTAAAATTCAAAGCTCAGAACCAACTGAATAAGAAATGTTCAGCTGTGAAGCACACCAAGATTAAGGGTATTCCTAAACTGGATGATGCCAATGACGCTG gaaGCAAGAATTCTTTAGGTTGTACACTTATCCTGACTGAGGGAGACTCAGCCAAAACACTGGCTGTTTCTGGCCTGGGAGTGGTTGGTAGAGACAAATATGGAGTATTTCCACTCCGTGGGAAGATCCTCAACGTCAGGGAAGCTTCTCACAAGCAG ATCATGGAAAACGCTGAAATCAACAACATCATCAAGATTGTGGGTTTACAGTATAAGAAGAACTATGAAGATGAGGAATCTCTAAAGAGTCTTCGCTATGGAAAGATTATGATCATGACAGATCAG GATCAAGATGGATCACACATCAAAGGTTTGCTGATTAACTTCATCCATCACAACTGGCCATCTCTTCTAAGACACAACTTTTTGGAGGAATTTATTACTCCCATCATCAAG GTCTCTAAAAACAAAGAAGAGGTTGCATTCTACAGTATTCCTGAATTTGAAGAATGGAAAAACAGTACACAGAACTACAACACGTGGAAAATCAAGTACTATAAAG GTTTGGGTACCAGCACATCAAAGGAGGCTAAAGAATACTTTGCAGATATGGCTAAACATCGAATTGGCTTCAAATATTCTGGGCCTGCAGATGATGCTGCGATCACCCTG GCCTTTAGCAAGAAGAAGGTAGAAGAGCGAAAGGAGTGGCTGACTAATTTCATGCAAGATCGAAGACAACGGAAGATGCGTGGTCAGCCAGAG gaATACCTATATGGGAAAAATACTAATTACCTGACATACAACGACTTCATCAACAAGGAGTTAGTGTTGTTCTCAAACTCAGATAACGAAAGATCAATCCCCTCACTCGTTGATG GTCTGAAGCCAGGTCAAAGAAAAGTTCTTTTCACATGCTTCAAACGAAATGATAAGCGGGAGGTGAAggttgctcagctggctggttCTGTAGCTGAGATGTCCTCATACCATCACGGTGAG GCATCACTGATGATGACTATTGTTAACTTAGCCCAGAACTTTGTAGGCAGTAACAACCTCAGCTTACTACAGCCTATTGGGCAGTTTGGCACAAGGCTGCATGGAGGAAAAGACTCAGCCAGCCCTCGATACATCTTTACAATGCTCAG CCCCCTGGCACGGCTGCTGTTCCCACCTATGGATGACAATgtcctcaagtttctgtacgaTGACAACCAGCGTGTGGAGCCAGAATGGTATATTCCCATCATTCCCATGGTGCTGATAAATGGAGCAGAGGGGATTGGTACTGGCTGGTCCTGCAAGATCCCCAACTTTGATATCAGGGAAGTTGTGAACAACATCCGACGTCTAATGGATGGACAAGAGCCACTGCCAATG ctgcctAGTTACAAGAATTTCAAAGGCACGGTAGATGAGCTGGGACCTAATCAGTATGTGATAAGTGGTGAAGTGTCTATCCTTGATTCTACAACCATTGAGATCACTGAGCTGCCTGTCAAAACGTGGACACAG ACTTACAAAGAGCAAGTGCTGGAGCCAATGTTAAATGGGACTGAGAAGGCACCCCCACTAATCACAGACTATAAAGAATATCACACAGACACAACAGTGAAGTTTATAGTGAAGATGGCTGAGGGAAAACTAGCTGAAATTGAATCAGCGGGGCTGCATAAAGTCTTCAAACTCCAAACAAATTTAACATGCAACTCAATG GTTCTTTTTGACCACGTGGGATTCCTGAAGAAGTTCGACACCCCCCAGGATATCCTTAAAGAGTTCTTTGAGCTCAGACTCCAATACTACAATCTGAGAAAGGAATGGCTTATTGGAATGCTGTCAGCTGAGTCTGCAAAGCTGAGCAACCAGGCTCGCTTCATCCTGGAGAAAATAGATGGCAAAATTGTGATTG aaaacaaacccaagaaaGAGTTGATTCAACTTCTTATCCAGAGAGGGTACAAATCTGATCCAGTGAAGGCTTGGAAGGAATCACAAAGCAAG GAACGAGATgaggaagaaggggaggaggaggagagtgacAAAGAACCAACTGCAGATACTGGACCAGACTTCAACTATCTGCTGAACATGCCCCTTTGGTATCTGactaaagagaagaaagatgagCTCTGCAAGCAAAGAGATAACAAA GAAAAGGAGCTGGAAACCCTGAAGGGCAGGAGTGCCGTTGATCTGTGGAAGGAAGACCTTACTAACTTTGTTGAACAGCTTGAT ATTGTGGAAGCCAATGAAAAGCAGGATGCAATGGCAGGATGTGTTGGTAAAGCTTTAAAAGTGAAAGGAGGGAAAGCAAAGGTGAagaagccacagctgccagAAGTCTTGCCATCACCTCATGGTGTAAGAGTTGTTCCTCGAGTAACTGCAGAGATGAaggcagaagcagagaagagaactaaaaagaaagtaaag agtgaaaaaaatgaaatggatgAGGCTCAAGGAGAAAACACGTCAAGAGACAAAGAGTCTGTAGCCCTTAAGCAGAGATTAGTGCAGAGGTCAAATCTTGCTCCAG GTGCCAAGAGACAGGCCACTCTACCATTTAAGCCATTACAGAAAGTGAAGAAACGAAACCCTTGGTCTGACTCAGAGTCTGATTTGGAGTCCGATTTTGAGACCCCTCCTCGAAGAGAGAGGGTGGTTCGCCAAGCAGCAG CCAAAGTCAAGGACGTGATCATTTTGGATTCGGACGCAAGTCCCTCCGGCTCAGACGAGGAGCCTGAACTGCAGGGCAGCAGCGAAAGCGAGGCTGAGTCGGTTACAAGCTTGAAGGAAAAACCTCCCAAGCCCAGAACTGCTCTAAA GAGAACCACTGTAAAAGCAGCTAAAGCTCccaagcaaaaagcagtgtCAAGTGCTGTGCCTG TTCCAGGCGAAGATGTTGCGAATGAAAACGTGAGTCAAGAGCCTGACGCTCCTTCTGTTTCTGCACCTCACAGTAAGACCACAGCTAAAAAGTCTGTTGCAGCTAAGGCCAGTGCCGCTAAGG
- the TOP2A gene encoding DNA topoisomerase 2-alpha isoform X2 has product MELTESPSPLRPADENPRVHKGDGAKKVLSVEHIYQKKTQLEHILLRPDTYIGSVEMVTQQMWVFDEDVGLNCRDVTYVPGLYKIFDEILVNAADNKQRDKNMSCIKVGIDVENNTISVWNNGKGIPVVEHKVEKMYVPALIFGQLLTSSNYDDNEKKVTGGRNGYGAKLCNIFSKKFTVETACREYKKLFKQTWTDNMGKAGEMKLKYYDGEDYTCVTFQPDLSKFKMTILDKDIVALMCRRAYDVAGSTKDVKVFLNGQRLPVKGFRSYVDLYLKDKVDETGNALKIIHEEVNSRWEVCLTLSEKGFQQVSFVNSIATTKGGRHVDYVADQLVTKLIDVVKKKNKNGVGVKPFQVKNHMWIFVNALIENPTFDSQTKENMTLQAKSFGSTCKLSEKFIKGAVGCGIVESILNWVKFKAQNQLNKKCSAVKHTKIKGIPKLDDANDAGSKNSLGCTLILTEGDSAKTLAVSGLGVVGRDKYGVFPLRGKILNVREASHKQIMENAEINNIIKIVGLQYKKNYEDEESLKSLRYGKIMIMTDQDQDGSHIKGLLINFIHHNWPSLLRHNFLEEFITPIIKVSKNKEEVAFYSIPEFEEWKNSTQNYNTWKIKYYKGLGTSTSKEAKEYFADMAKHRIGFKYSGPADDAAITLAFSKKKVEERKEWLTNFMQDRRQRKMRGQPEEYLYGKNTNYLTYNDFINKELVLFSNSDNERSIPSLVDGLKPGQRKVLFTCFKRNDKREVKVAQLAGSVAEMSSYHHGEASLMMTIVNLAQNFVGSNNLSLLQPIGQFGTRLHGGKDSASPRYIFTMLSPLARLLFPPMDDNVLKFLYDDNQRVEPEWYIPIIPMVLINGAEGIGTGWSCKIPNFDIREVVNNIRRLMDGQEPLPMLPSYKNFKGTVDELGPNQYVISGEVSILDSTTIEITELPVKTWTQTYKEQVLEPMLNGTEKAPPLITDYKEYHTDTTVKFIVKMAEGKLAEIESAGLHKVFKLQTNLTCNSMVLFDHVGFLKKFDTPQDILKEFFELRLQYYNLRKEWLIGMLSAESAKLSNQARFILEKIDGKIVIENKPKKELIQLLIQRGYKSDPVKAWKESQSKEEGEEEESDKEPTADTGPDFNYLLNMPLWYLTKEKKDELCKQRDNKEKELETLKGRSAVDLWKEDLTNFVEQLDIVEANEKQDAMAGCVGKALKVKGGKAKVKKPQLPEVLPSPHGVRVVPRVTAEMKAEAEKRTKKKVKSEKNEMDEAQGENTSRDKESVALKQRLVQRSNLAPGAKRQATLPFKPLQKVKKRNPWSDSESDLESDFETPPRRERVVRQAAAKVKDVIILDSDASPSGSDEEPELQGSSESEAESVTSLKEKPPKPRTALKRTTVKAAKAPKQKAVSSAVPVPGEDVANENVSQEPDAPSVSAPHSKTTAKKSVAAKASAAKVHQPSIVDILSKKKAAPKSKQTEAKEGSQGAETRTAAETKPGQARGRKATKRHQISSDSDSDFGLKPSKSNVAKKPKDDDGFAVNSSARTDSSVAAAPCTRPGRLKKPVRYLESSDEDEMF; this is encoded by the exons ATGGAGCTCACGGAGTCCCCGTCGCCTCTCCGA CCCGCGGACGAGAATCCTCGAGTGCACAAAGGCGATGGTGCGAAGAAGGTGCTCTCGGTGGAGCACATCTACCAGAAGAAGACGCAGCTGGAGCACATCTTGCTCCGGCCAGACACTTATATCGGCTCCGTGGAGATGGTCACTCAG CAAATGTGGGTTTTTGATGAGGACGTGGGCCTTAACTGCAGAGATGTAACCTATGTGCCTGGCTTATACAAAATCTTTGATGAGATTCTAG TCAATGCAGCAGACAACAAGCAGAGGGATAAGAACATGTCGTGCATTAAAGTTGGAATTGATGT agAGAACAACACAATCAGCGTGTGGAACAATGGGAAAGGTATTCCAGTTGTTGAGCACAAAGTGGAGAAGATGTATGTGCCTGCTCTTATCTTTGGGCAGCTACTAACATCCAGCAACTATGATGACAATGAAAAGAAAGTCACAG GTGGGCGAAACGGTTACGGAGCCAAACTGTGTAATATATTTAGCAAAAAATTTACTGTGGAAACTGCATGTCGTGAATACAAGAAGTTATTTAAGCAG ACTTGGACAGACAACATGGGAAAGGCTGGTGAGATGAAACTGAAATATTATGATGGCGAAGACTACACCTGTGTCACCTTCCAGCCTGATCTGTCAAAATTCAAAATGACAATCCTCGATAAAGACATTGTAGCCTTAATGTGTCGCAGAGCGTATGATGTTGCTGGATCCACAAAGGATGTCAAAGTTTTCCTGAATGGACAGAGGCTGCCT GTGAAAGGATTCCGTAGTTATGTGGACCTTTATCTGAAGGATAAAGTAGATGAAACTGGTAATGCACTTAAAATTATCCATGAGGAAGTAAATTCTCGGTGGGAAGTGTGTTTGACTTTAAGTGAAAAAGGCTTCCAGCAAGTTAGCTTTGTCAACAGCATTGCCACCACAAAG GGTGGCAGGCACGTTGATTACGTAGCTGATCAGCTGGTGACTAAATTAATTGATGTTgtgaaaaagaagaacaaaaatggAGTTGGAGTGAAGCCTTTCCAG GTGAAGAACCATATGTGGATTTTTGTGAATGCCTTGATTGAAAACCCAACTTTTGACTCTCAGACCAAAGAGAACATGACTCTGCAAGCAAAGAGCTTTGGCTCAACCTGTAAACTGAGTGAAAAATTTATTAAGGGT GCAGTTGGTTGCGGCATCGTTGAAAGTATCCTAAACTGGGTAAAATTCAAAGCTCAGAACCAACTGAATAAGAAATGTTCAGCTGTGAAGCACACCAAGATTAAGGGTATTCCTAAACTGGATGATGCCAATGACGCTG gaaGCAAGAATTCTTTAGGTTGTACACTTATCCTGACTGAGGGAGACTCAGCCAAAACACTGGCTGTTTCTGGCCTGGGAGTGGTTGGTAGAGACAAATATGGAGTATTTCCACTCCGTGGGAAGATCCTCAACGTCAGGGAAGCTTCTCACAAGCAG ATCATGGAAAACGCTGAAATCAACAACATCATCAAGATTGTGGGTTTACAGTATAAGAAGAACTATGAAGATGAGGAATCTCTAAAGAGTCTTCGCTATGGAAAGATTATGATCATGACAGATCAG GATCAAGATGGATCACACATCAAAGGTTTGCTGATTAACTTCATCCATCACAACTGGCCATCTCTTCTAAGACACAACTTTTTGGAGGAATTTATTACTCCCATCATCAAG GTCTCTAAAAACAAAGAAGAGGTTGCATTCTACAGTATTCCTGAATTTGAAGAATGGAAAAACAGTACACAGAACTACAACACGTGGAAAATCAAGTACTATAAAG GTTTGGGTACCAGCACATCAAAGGAGGCTAAAGAATACTTTGCAGATATGGCTAAACATCGAATTGGCTTCAAATATTCTGGGCCTGCAGATGATGCTGCGATCACCCTG GCCTTTAGCAAGAAGAAGGTAGAAGAGCGAAAGGAGTGGCTGACTAATTTCATGCAAGATCGAAGACAACGGAAGATGCGTGGTCAGCCAGAG gaATACCTATATGGGAAAAATACTAATTACCTGACATACAACGACTTCATCAACAAGGAGTTAGTGTTGTTCTCAAACTCAGATAACGAAAGATCAATCCCCTCACTCGTTGATG GTCTGAAGCCAGGTCAAAGAAAAGTTCTTTTCACATGCTTCAAACGAAATGATAAGCGGGAGGTGAAggttgctcagctggctggttCTGTAGCTGAGATGTCCTCATACCATCACGGTGAG GCATCACTGATGATGACTATTGTTAACTTAGCCCAGAACTTTGTAGGCAGTAACAACCTCAGCTTACTACAGCCTATTGGGCAGTTTGGCACAAGGCTGCATGGAGGAAAAGACTCAGCCAGCCCTCGATACATCTTTACAATGCTCAG CCCCCTGGCACGGCTGCTGTTCCCACCTATGGATGACAATgtcctcaagtttctgtacgaTGACAACCAGCGTGTGGAGCCAGAATGGTATATTCCCATCATTCCCATGGTGCTGATAAATGGAGCAGAGGGGATTGGTACTGGCTGGTCCTGCAAGATCCCCAACTTTGATATCAGGGAAGTTGTGAACAACATCCGACGTCTAATGGATGGACAAGAGCCACTGCCAATG ctgcctAGTTACAAGAATTTCAAAGGCACGGTAGATGAGCTGGGACCTAATCAGTATGTGATAAGTGGTGAAGTGTCTATCCTTGATTCTACAACCATTGAGATCACTGAGCTGCCTGTCAAAACGTGGACACAG ACTTACAAAGAGCAAGTGCTGGAGCCAATGTTAAATGGGACTGAGAAGGCACCCCCACTAATCACAGACTATAAAGAATATCACACAGACACAACAGTGAAGTTTATAGTGAAGATGGCTGAGGGAAAACTAGCTGAAATTGAATCAGCGGGGCTGCATAAAGTCTTCAAACTCCAAACAAATTTAACATGCAACTCAATG GTTCTTTTTGACCACGTGGGATTCCTGAAGAAGTTCGACACCCCCCAGGATATCCTTAAAGAGTTCTTTGAGCTCAGACTCCAATACTACAATCTGAGAAAGGAATGGCTTATTGGAATGCTGTCAGCTGAGTCTGCAAAGCTGAGCAACCAGGCTCGCTTCATCCTGGAGAAAATAGATGGCAAAATTGTGATTG aaaacaaacccaagaaaGAGTTGATTCAACTTCTTATCCAGAGAGGGTACAAATCTGATCCAGTGAAGGCTTGGAAGGAATCACAAAGCAAG gaagaaggggaggaggaggagagtgacAAAGAACCAACTGCAGATACTGGACCAGACTTCAACTATCTGCTGAACATGCCCCTTTGGTATCTGactaaagagaagaaagatgagCTCTGCAAGCAAAGAGATAACAAA GAAAAGGAGCTGGAAACCCTGAAGGGCAGGAGTGCCGTTGATCTGTGGAAGGAAGACCTTACTAACTTTGTTGAACAGCTTGAT ATTGTGGAAGCCAATGAAAAGCAGGATGCAATGGCAGGATGTGTTGGTAAAGCTTTAAAAGTGAAAGGAGGGAAAGCAAAGGTGAagaagccacagctgccagAAGTCTTGCCATCACCTCATGGTGTAAGAGTTGTTCCTCGAGTAACTGCAGAGATGAaggcagaagcagagaagagaactaaaaagaaagtaaag agtgaaaaaaatgaaatggatgAGGCTCAAGGAGAAAACACGTCAAGAGACAAAGAGTCTGTAGCCCTTAAGCAGAGATTAGTGCAGAGGTCAAATCTTGCTCCAG GTGCCAAGAGACAGGCCACTCTACCATTTAAGCCATTACAGAAAGTGAAGAAACGAAACCCTTGGTCTGACTCAGAGTCTGATTTGGAGTCCGATTTTGAGACCCCTCCTCGAAGAGAGAGGGTGGTTCGCCAAGCAGCAG CCAAAGTCAAGGACGTGATCATTTTGGATTCGGACGCAAGTCCCTCCGGCTCAGACGAGGAGCCTGAACTGCAGGGCAGCAGCGAAAGCGAGGCTGAGTCGGTTACAAGCTTGAAGGAAAAACCTCCCAAGCCCAGAACTGCTCTAAA GAGAACCACTGTAAAAGCAGCTAAAGCTCccaagcaaaaagcagtgtCAAGTGCTGTGCCTG TTCCAGGCGAAGATGTTGCGAATGAAAACGTGAGTCAAGAGCCTGACGCTCCTTCTGTTTCTGCACCTCACAGTAAGACCACAGCTAAAAAGTCTGTTGCAGCTAAGGCCAGTGCCGCTAAGG